One Phaseolus vulgaris cultivar G19833 chromosome 11, P. vulgaris v2.0, whole genome shotgun sequence genomic window carries:
- the LOC137806926 gene encoding uncharacterized protein: protein MSQREEQADNINMPMAMLVQLQKEFEMLKKNNEEELSMLRAENAHMRRKLQEETILNSSFEIVQPRVQMNERIYHNKSSQTKRRLLENSGVFAGASSRKHPFYDVIVDTPLPDNWKNLTIDKYDGSTDLDEHIAIYTTQINLYTWNDVVMCRVFPTMLKGASLSWFTRLPPLSVDCFDTLVEKFGAQFATSHPHHLTSIALVNIRQEKGESLRMFMERFGKVALGIRNLSLEVTMHHMITTLKPGPFADSLCKKPATNLDELRQRASKFMQMEELREFRNQVRVDGGEKRVMERESGPMVRRAREEFRSRKLQQYTPLNTNRARVLQEAMAAEMIPPPRKARTPERVDHTKHCEYHKNHGHHTEECIGLKDRIKELIQAGQLKRFIRGGNIRMRLSPEKGLKGGEVGERRVERFERREDRRVEKRDDRRGGRPERRGDRVYQNTQ from the coding sequence ATGAGTCAAAGAGAAGAACAGGCAGACAATATTAACATGCCAATGGCAATGTTGGTACAACTACAAAAAGAATTTGAGatgttaaaaaagaataatgaagaagaattAAGTATGTTGAGAGCCGAAAATGCACATATGAGGAGAAAGTTACAAGAGGAAACAATTTTGAATTCATCCTTTGAAATTGTTCAGCCTAGAGTACAGATGAATGAAAGGATTTATCACAACAAAAGTTCCCAAACCAAGAGAAGATTGCTTGAAAACTCGGGGGTTTTTGCAGGAGCATCTTCTAGAAAGCATCCGTTCTATGATGTTATAGTTGATACTCCATTACCTGACAATTGGAAAAATTTGACCATTGACAAATATGATGGAAGTACAGACCTTGATGAACATATTGCAATATATACCACTCAGATCAACTTATATACGTGGAATGATGTTGTTATGTGTAGGGTGTTCCCTACGATGCTGAAAGGAGCATCATTGAGTTGGTTCACGCGTCTCCCACCTTTGAGTGTTGATTGTTTTGATACATTGGTGGAAAAGTTTGGTGCTCAGTTTGCAACTAGTCACCCTCATCATTTAACATCAATTGCCTTGGTAAACATAAGACAAGAGAAGGGGGAGTCGTTAAGAATGTTCATGGAACGCTTTGGAAAGGTCGCCTTGGGTATTCGAAATCTCAGTCTAGAGGTTACCATGCATCATATGATAACAACATTAAAACCGGGACCATTTGCCGACAGCCTTTGCAAAAAACCTGCGACTAATTTGGATGAATTAAGGCAGCGAGCGTCAAAATTTATGCAGATGGAAGAACTAAGAGAGTTCCGAAACCAGGTGAGGGTTGATGGAGGTGAAAAGAGGGTGATGGAAAGAGAAAGTGGACCTATGGTTAGAAGAGCCCGAGAAGAGTTTAGAAGTCGAAAACTCCAACAATACACACCTTTGAATACAAACAGAGCAAGAGTTTTACAGGAAGCCATGGCAGCAGAAATGATACCACCACCAAGAAAAGCAAGAACACCAGAGAGAGTAGATCACACTAAACATTGTGAGtatcataaaaatcatggtCATCATACAGAAGAATGCATTGGGTTAAAAGATAGAATAAAAGAATTGATCCAAGCAGGGCAGTTGAAACGTTTCATCCGAGGAGGAAATATAAGAATGAGGTTAAGTCCAGAGAAAGGTTTGAAAGGGGGAGAGGTAGGAGAGAGAAGAgtggaaagatttgaaagaagagaaGATAGAAGAGTGGAAAAGAGAGATGATAGAAGGGGTGGAAGGCCAGAGAGAAGAGGTGATAGGGTTTATCAAAACACCCAATAA
- the LOC137819706 gene encoding mRNA cap guanine-N7 methyltransferase 1 isoform X2 translates to MKRGYQESPSTSLGPPQSRARHDPQGGAHFLEDESTKNFARKVADHYSARSNQTLEEREASPIIHLKKLNNWIKSVLIQLYARRGDAVLDLACGKGGDLIKWDKAKIGYYVGIDIAEGSVRLDKVLADDAPFDICSCQFALHYSWSTEARARQALANVSALLRPGGIFIGTMPDANVIVKKLKEAEGLTFGNSVYWVRFDEEFSEKKFKSSSPFGIKYTFHLEDAVDCPEWIVPFHVFKSLAEEYDFELVFAKNSHEFVHEYMKKPEFVELMRRLGALGDGNQDHSTLSADEWEAAYLYMSFVLRKRGQPDKSQQGSRRDRGSMHISEEDIMYITDN, encoded by the exons ATGAAACGTGGGTACCAGGAATCACCTTCGACCTCGTTAGGTCCACCTCAATCCAGAGCTAGGCATGATCCTCAAG GTGGTGCACACTTTCTTGAGGATGAAAGCACGAAGAATTTTGCTCGGAAAGTAGCTGATCATTACAGTGCAAGATCCAACCAGACTTTAGAAGAACGGGAGGCCAGTCCAATAATTCATTTGAAGAAACTCAATAACTGG ATTAAGAGCGTCTTAATTCAGCTTTATGCCCGTCGAGGAGATGCAGTACTTGATCTTGCCTGCGGCAAG GGTGGTGATCTTATCAAATGGGACAAGGCCAAAATTGGATATTATGTTGGTATTGACATTGCCGAAGGTTCG GTTCGCTTGGACAAAGTTCTTGCGGATGATGCTCCTTTTGATATTTGTAGTTGCCAG TTTGCATTACATTACTCATGGTCTACAGAAGCTCGGGCCCGGCAAGCATTAGCTAATGTGTCAGCTTTACTTCGACCAGGAGGCATTTTCATTGGGACTATGCCTGATGCCAATGTGATTGTGAAGAAGCTTAAAGAAG CTGAAGGATTAACTTTTGGCAACAGTGTCTATTGGGTGCGTTTTGATGAAGAATTTTCTGAGAAG AAATTTAAATCTTCCAGCCCTTTTGGAATAAAGTACACGTTCCATTTGGAG GATGCTGTTGATTGTCCTGAATGGATTGTCCCCTTCCACGTATTCAAGTCATTAGCTGAAGAG TATGACTTTGAGCTTGTTTTTGCAAAGAACTCACATGAATTTGTGCACGAGTATATGAAAAAACCGGAATTTGTCGAGCTCATGCGAAGACTAGGTGCATTGGGAGATGGAAACCAAGATCATA GTACACTCTCAGCTGATGAATGGGAGGCAGCATATTTATACATGTCATTTGTGTTGAGAAAG CGAGGTCAACCTGACAAAAGCCAACAGGGTAGCAGAAGGGATCGAGGGTCCATGCACATTTCAGAGGAAGACATCATGTACATTACTGATAACTAA
- the LOC137819706 gene encoding mRNA cap guanine-N7 methyltransferase 1 isoform X1: MKRGYQESPSTSLGPPQSRARHDPQGGAHFLEDESTKNFARKVADHYSARSNQTLEEREASPIIHLKKLNNWIKSVLIQLYARRGDAVLDLACGKGGDLIKWDKAKIGYYVGIDIAEGSIKDCRTRYNGDADHHQRRKKFTFPARLICGDCYEVRLDKVLADDAPFDICSCQFALHYSWSTEARARQALANVSALLRPGGIFIGTMPDANVIVKKLKEAEGLTFGNSVYWVRFDEEFSEKKFKSSSPFGIKYTFHLEDAVDCPEWIVPFHVFKSLAEEYDFELVFAKNSHEFVHEYMKKPEFVELMRRLGALGDGNQDHSTLSADEWEAAYLYMSFVLRKRGQPDKSQQGSRRDRGSMHISEEDIMYITDN, translated from the exons ATGAAACGTGGGTACCAGGAATCACCTTCGACCTCGTTAGGTCCACCTCAATCCAGAGCTAGGCATGATCCTCAAG GTGGTGCACACTTTCTTGAGGATGAAAGCACGAAGAATTTTGCTCGGAAAGTAGCTGATCATTACAGTGCAAGATCCAACCAGACTTTAGAAGAACGGGAGGCCAGTCCAATAATTCATTTGAAGAAACTCAATAACTGG ATTAAGAGCGTCTTAATTCAGCTTTATGCCCGTCGAGGAGATGCAGTACTTGATCTTGCCTGCGGCAAG GGTGGTGATCTTATCAAATGGGACAAGGCCAAAATTGGATATTATGTTGGTATTGACATTGCCGAAGGTTCG ATCAAAGACTGTCGAACACGTTACAATGGTGATGCTGACCATCATCAGCGACGTAAAAAGTTTACATTTCCTGCTCGCCTTATATGTGGAGATTGTTATGAG GTTCGCTTGGACAAAGTTCTTGCGGATGATGCTCCTTTTGATATTTGTAGTTGCCAG TTTGCATTACATTACTCATGGTCTACAGAAGCTCGGGCCCGGCAAGCATTAGCTAATGTGTCAGCTTTACTTCGACCAGGAGGCATTTTCATTGGGACTATGCCTGATGCCAATGTGATTGTGAAGAAGCTTAAAGAAG CTGAAGGATTAACTTTTGGCAACAGTGTCTATTGGGTGCGTTTTGATGAAGAATTTTCTGAGAAG AAATTTAAATCTTCCAGCCCTTTTGGAATAAAGTACACGTTCCATTTGGAG GATGCTGTTGATTGTCCTGAATGGATTGTCCCCTTCCACGTATTCAAGTCATTAGCTGAAGAG TATGACTTTGAGCTTGTTTTTGCAAAGAACTCACATGAATTTGTGCACGAGTATATGAAAAAACCGGAATTTGTCGAGCTCATGCGAAGACTAGGTGCATTGGGAGATGGAAACCAAGATCATA GTACACTCTCAGCTGATGAATGGGAGGCAGCATATTTATACATGTCATTTGTGTTGAGAAAG CGAGGTCAACCTGACAAAAGCCAACAGGGTAGCAGAAGGGATCGAGGGTCCATGCACATTTCAGAGGAAGACATCATGTACATTACTGATAACTAA